GCATCAAGTCCCTTATCAAGAACAAATTTGGAGATGGAATCGGGATTTTCCAGAACAGTCTTGTAGGATTCCGATGAACCGATGGCACTCACAATACCTTCCCCTACTCGAGCAATGATTGTTTCGTCAGTAGCACCACCCACCAGACCGGGGATGTTTGTCCGGACCGTTACACGGGCCCTAGCCTTCACCTCAATACCATCCTTGGCCACCGCTGCCAGTGTCCCCTCTACAGGTGCATCAATAACTTTCGGATAAACAGATGTTTCTACAGCCTCCTTCACATCGCGCCCGGCGAGATCAATAGCGGTACAGGTGGAAAAGTCGAGTGGGATGAGAGCTTTATCAGCGGCGATGAGAGAAATGGTAACGTTGGTCACATTCCCGCCAGCAAGAAAATGTGTCTCCATCATCCCTGTAGAAATGGATTCAAGACCAGCTTTGTTAAGATTTATTATAGAATCTACAATTAAACGTGGCGGGATTTTTCGCAATCTCATCCTGATGAGATCAACGATGGTAATCTCTCCCAAACCCACAGATACAATAGCCTGTATCCACAGCCCGAGAGGTACAAAATAAAAGATAATTAGAAGCGCAAAGAGAATTACTCCCAGAAGAATGAATGGTCCGAACATGTTACCTCCTAGTCCTTATTATTAACTTTTCTGACAACGATGCGATTACCGTCCACTGACAAAATCTTCACGTCATCCCCATTTTCAACAAATTCTCCCTCTGTCACAACAAAGATCTTCTCTGCCCCTACCACTGCCCAGCCAGAGGGTCGCAGATCAGACGCGGCATTACCCATCTGACCAATTAAACCCTCCAAACCGATGGAGGTGCTGTAACCTTCTGAACTTTTTGCGGTCAACGGGAGAGTAATCTTTTTCCAGAACTCTGTCCTGATCAGAGCTCTTGCCAATAAGTAAACAGCGATAAAACCGCCAAAAAGCGATATGGTGAATCCCCAAGAAGCTGATGATATGTCGGTCTTAAGAGGATGATCGGGCAACAACATCATAAACAGACCGCCCATAATGGTTATTCCCCCCAAAACACCCACCAATCCAAACCCCGGTATCACCAGAACTTCTACCAAGATCAAAGCCACTCCCACACCGATGATCAGCAATTCAGTCATGTTCGCCAGTTCGGTCAGGAAGGTTGAGCCGAAGAAAAGGCTCAGGCATACGAGCCCCACCGTACCGGGGATTCCCCAACCCGGCGACTGGATCTCGAATAGAACCCCTAGGAAGCCCAG
The window above is part of the Candidatus Neomarinimicrobiota bacterium genome. Proteins encoded here:
- a CDS encoding UPF0365 family protein, whose amino-acid sequence is MFGPFILLGVILFALLIIFYFVPLGLWIQAIVSVGLGEITIVDLIRMRLRKIPPRLIVDSIINLNKAGLESISTGMMETHFLAGGNVTNVTISLIAADKALIPLDFSTCTAIDLAGRDVKEAVETSVYPKVIDAPVEGTLAAVAKDGIEVKARARVTVRTNIPGLVGGATDETIIARVGEGIVSAIGSSESYKTVLENPDSISKFVLDKGLDAGTAFEILSIDIADVDVGKNVGAHLQADQAEADLRVAQARAETRRAMAVAEEQEMTARVAEMRAKVVEAEAQVPKAMAQAFREGNLGIMDYYSM